One part of the Microvirga sp. TS319 genome encodes these proteins:
- a CDS encoding xanthine dehydrogenase family protein molybdopterin-binding subunit, translated as MAADAKGVPAGSAFGKPQPRIDGRAKVTGRALYPSDEAIPSPTYAFLLTSAIARGRVTRFDLDEALSMEGVLDILTYENVGGEAKPPEQMSGGQATTTLQSDRIWHDGQIIGIVVADSYEIAREAAFRVHVHYEQETPSATFGSPGVDEEVRKAGEHKDYHVGNAEAAFAAAEVKVDARYGTPTQHHNPIELFTTTCIWENGKLTIWEPSQFVYGLRGNVAKQLGMDLEDIRVISKFIGGAFGSKGGATARTAWIAVAARRVNRPVKLVATRDQGFTIATYRAETRHHVRLGAARDGRLTALRHEGWEVTSRPSEYNVSGTETTARLYACPNILTKVNIVHADRNTPGFMRAPPDTPYMFPLECAMDELAAQLGMDPIELRRINDTQTDPVTGLPFSSRNLMTCFDRGAERFGWADRDPRPGSMQDGDWLVGWGCASAAYPANIAATAARVTLRPSGHARVQIAGHDIGTGAYTVVAIMAADRLGLDAGQISVEMGDTALPPASLAAGSSHTATVTHAVAKACNELRDRIARAAVASNEGALAGCDPSSLTFSASRLIAPDGASESLEEALKRITPGALEAYAENIPKGLKPDAMANLYQGKPPMSRGHGREDVTAYAFGAQFVEVRVHRRTCEIRVPRMAGAFAAGRIVNPLTAHSQYMGGMIWGLGAALLEVTEIDPRHARYVNDNIAEYHIPVNADVCQVDVIMVPEEDSEVNPLGVKGIGEIGIVGVNAAIANAVWHATGRRIRALPIRIEDLL; from the coding sequence ATGGCCGCCGATGCAAAGGGTGTGCCCGCCGGAAGTGCATTCGGCAAGCCGCAGCCGCGGATTGACGGTCGAGCCAAGGTCACAGGCCGCGCGCTTTATCCGTCCGACGAGGCCATACCCAGTCCGACCTATGCGTTTCTGCTGACCAGTGCGATCGCCCGTGGGCGAGTGACGCGTTTCGATCTCGACGAGGCACTTTCCATGGAAGGCGTGCTCGACATTCTCACATACGAGAATGTCGGCGGCGAAGCAAAGCCTCCTGAGCAGATGTCCGGCGGGCAGGCTACCACGACCCTGCAGAGCGACCGGATCTGGCATGACGGCCAGATCATCGGAATTGTCGTGGCGGATTCCTACGAGATTGCCCGCGAGGCGGCATTTCGTGTCCATGTTCATTATGAACAGGAAACCCCGTCGGCAACGTTCGGCAGTCCGGGCGTCGACGAGGAGGTCCGCAAGGCCGGTGAGCACAAGGACTATCATGTCGGCAATGCTGAAGCAGCCTTTGCGGCCGCCGAGGTCAAAGTCGACGCCCGGTACGGCACGCCGACCCAGCATCATAACCCGATCGAGCTGTTCACGACGACCTGTATCTGGGAGAACGGCAAGCTGACGATCTGGGAGCCGAGTCAGTTCGTCTACGGCTTGCGCGGCAATGTCGCCAAGCAACTGGGGATGGACCTGGAGGACATCCGCGTCATCTCGAAGTTCATTGGAGGTGCCTTCGGATCGAAAGGCGGAGCAACTGCGCGAACAGCCTGGATCGCAGTGGCCGCCCGTCGCGTGAACCGCCCCGTGAAACTCGTCGCAACGCGCGATCAGGGCTTTACGATTGCGACCTATCGGGCGGAGACCCGGCATCACGTGCGCCTCGGCGCGGCGCGGGACGGACGACTGACTGCGCTCCGACACGAGGGATGGGAAGTGACCAGCCGTCCAAGCGAGTACAATGTGTCAGGCACCGAGACCACGGCCAGGCTCTACGCCTGCCCGAATATCCTCACCAAGGTGAACATCGTTCACGCGGATCGTAACACGCCGGGTTTCATGCGTGCCCCGCCGGACACGCCCTATATGTTTCCGCTCGAATGCGCGATGGATGAGCTCGCGGCTCAGCTCGGGATGGATCCGATCGAGCTGCGGCGGATCAACGACACGCAGACCGATCCCGTCACTGGCCTCCCGTTCTCCAGCCGCAACCTCATGACTTGCTTCGATCGGGGAGCGGAACGTTTCGGATGGGCGGACCGCGACCCCCGACCCGGATCGATGCAGGACGGCGACTGGCTCGTCGGCTGGGGCTGCGCGAGTGCCGCCTATCCGGCCAATATTGCCGCGACGGCTGCCCGGGTAACGCTCCGCCCGAGCGGCCATGCGCGGGTTCAGATCGCAGGTCACGACATCGGCACCGGAGCCTACACGGTGGTCGCGATCATGGCGGCGGATCGCCTGGGTCTTGATGCCGGTCAGATCAGCGTGGAGATGGGCGACACCGCTCTCCCACCCGCTTCGCTGGCAGCAGGATCGAGCCACACCGCAACCGTGACACACGCGGTGGCCAAGGCCTGCAATGAGCTACGCGACCGAATTGCCCGCGCGGCGGTCGCCAGCAATGAAGGAGCGCTCGCCGGTTGCGATCCGTCCTCACTCACCTTCTCGGCCAGCCGCCTGATCGCTCCTGATGGAGCAAGTGAATCTTTGGAGGAGGCTCTGAAGCGGATCACCCCGGGTGCCTTGGAGGCCTATGCCGAGAATATACCAAAGGGGCTCAAGCCGGACGCGATGGCAAACCTATATCAGGGAAAGCCACCGATGTCGCGCGGACATGGTCGTGAAGATGTGACCGCCTATGCCTTCGGCGCCCAGTTCGTCGAGGTTCGTGTCCATCGCCGCACCTGTGAGATCCGCGTGCCTCGTATGGCCGGCGCCTTCGCCGCGGGCAGGATCGTCAATCCATTGACGGCACACAGCCAGTACATGGGCGGCATGATCTGGGGACTGGGTGCGGCCCTGCTTGAAGTGACCGAGATCGATCCGCGCCATGCGCGCTACGTCAATGACAATATTGCCGAGTACCACATTCCCGTGAATGCGGATGTCTGCCAAGTCGACGTGATCATGGTTCCGGAGGAGGATTCCGAGGTTAATCCGCTTGGTGTGAAGGGCATCGGCGAAATTGGCATTGTCGGCGTGAATGCCGCCATCGCCAACGCCGTCTGGCATGCAACCGGCCGGCGCATCCGTGCATTGCCGATCCGTATCGAAGACCTCCTATGA
- a CDS encoding xanthine dehydrogenase family protein subunit M has protein sequence MRPFFLETARDANEALRLGACGGEVDAHVDAHVRAPAQYLAGGTNLLDLMKLDVARPERLVNINGLRQDYGSIEAEEGELRLGALVHMSTAADHPIIRQDYRVLSDALWMAASPQLRNMASLAGNVLQRTRCNYFRDTSWGACNKRKPGSGCAAIDGVNRRLAVLGVSEHCIANYPGDFAIALVALGARVDVLGTDGASRSIALEDLHRLPGDTPHIETNLAPGELITGFRIPTGPWTRRSLYLKIRDRASYDFALASAAVALDLAPDATVRTVRIGIGGLVAKPWRSLDAEAVLKGRVLDETSASEAAEAAFASAVVHSETGCKPELGRRTLIRALLEAGRMEM, from the coding sequence ATGCGTCCCTTCTTTCTGGAAACCGCCCGAGACGCAAATGAAGCCCTCCGCCTTGGCGCTTGCGGCGGCGAAGTCGATGCCCATGTCGATGCCCATGTGCGCGCACCCGCGCAGTATCTCGCTGGCGGCACGAACCTGCTCGATCTGATGAAGCTCGACGTGGCGCGGCCTGAGCGATTGGTCAACATCAACGGGCTGCGCCAGGATTACGGATCGATCGAGGCGGAGGAGGGCGAGCTTCGCCTCGGTGCGCTCGTTCACATGTCGACAGCGGCCGATCATCCCATCATCCGCCAAGACTACCGCGTGTTGTCGGATGCGCTTTGGATGGCCGCGAGCCCCCAGCTGCGCAATATGGCGAGTCTGGCCGGCAATGTCCTGCAACGAACGCGCTGCAATTACTTCCGCGACACCAGCTGGGGAGCCTGCAACAAACGGAAGCCCGGCTCGGGATGTGCGGCCATCGACGGCGTGAACCGCCGCCTTGCCGTCCTTGGGGTGAGTGAGCATTGCATCGCCAACTATCCAGGTGACTTCGCGATCGCCCTTGTAGCCCTCGGCGCCAGGGTAGACGTGCTGGGCACGGACGGCGCATCCCGAAGCATTGCCCTTGAAGATTTGCACCGCCTTCCAGGCGACACGCCGCATATCGAGACAAACCTCGCCCCTGGCGAGCTCATCACCGGATTCCGGATACCCACGGGACCATGGACCCGTCGTTCGCTTTATCTGAAGATCAGAGACCGCGCTTCCTACGACTTCGCCTTGGCGTCCGCCGCAGTCGCGCTTGATCTCGCGCCGGATGCGACGGTCAGGACGGTCCGGATCGGCATCGGAGGGCTCGTGGCGAAGCCTTGGCGGTCTCTTGATGCCGAAGCGGTCCTGAAGGGGCGGGTGCTTGACGAGACGAGTGCATCTGAAGCTGCCGAGGCCGCGTTCGCGAGCGCCGTCGTTCATAGCGAGACGGGATGCAAGCCGGAGCTTGGACGCCGGACGCTGATCCGCGCTCTGCTCGAAGCCGGACGAATGGAGATGTGA
- a CDS encoding (2Fe-2S)-binding protein, whose translation MDVLLTINGQEHRLSVDVRMTLLDVLRESLGLTGTKKGCDQGQCGACTVLVGGTRVLSCFVLAATVDEEVTTIEGLSGEADPLHPMQQAFWDCDAFQCGYCTPGQIMSAIGCVQEGHAGSADEIREYMSGNLCRCAAYPKIVEAIQHAASEMSAEAKRQTGGV comes from the coding sequence ATGGATGTCCTATTGACGATCAACGGGCAGGAGCATCGCCTGAGTGTCGATGTTCGCATGACCCTGCTCGATGTGCTGCGTGAGAGCCTCGGACTGACAGGAACGAAGAAGGGCTGCGACCAGGGCCAGTGCGGTGCCTGCACGGTTCTCGTTGGCGGCACACGCGTGCTCTCCTGTTTTGTGCTTGCCGCAACGGTCGATGAAGAAGTCACGACGATCGAAGGTCTCTCCGGTGAGGCGGATCCGCTGCATCCGATGCAACAGGCCTTCTGGGATTGCGACGCTTTTCAATGCGGCTACTGCACTCCAGGCCAGATCATGAGCGCGATTGGCTGCGTTCAGGAAGGTCACGCCGGCAGCGCGGATGAAATCCGGGAATACATGAGCGGCAATCTGTGCCGCTGCGCTGCCTATCCGAAGATTGTCGAAGCGATACAGCATGCAGCCTCTGAAATGAGCGCAGAGGCCAAACGCCAAACGGGAGGGGTTTGA
- a CDS encoding PAS domain-containing protein, whose translation MAGPIFLALQRSGLSVVATNPRLPDNPIVFVNEAFCRTTGYSAEEAVGRNCRFLQPHEASEDSRRQIREALSDGRAVSIEILNRRKDDTRFWNHLFITPVGDESGKPLFFLSTQVDVTQAHQAEEMQAALRASQKELDQTNERLRQTLTVAGTGGSWDWDIAHRRLTADGRFAALNGLDPAEAARGLPGEAFFKAIHPDDRIRIRLAVAGILNGAEVFSKEYRLLAPDGSVRWAHARGRCHFGDDDRPARFTGVVVDITEQKHVEERLRIAQSAGGIGTFEYVDGFATVSVSDEFCRLLGLHPTSDLPVRTINALVVPGDPAVVEQGAEDQGAAYAECRIQRPDNTEIRWLARRGEYVRDTETAGLRFIGVIYDITAAKQSEERLRELNERLESRVEERTRERDRLWSLSSDLFSVCDADGFLKAVNPAWTDLLGYGEGEVVGTRFETWIHPEDRTPSHHLLQVLQRGEPLKDFDVRIRAKDGSYHWISWTFAPAEDVFYSVGRDVTQRKQLEEQLRQSQKMEAVGQLTGGIAHDFNNLLTGIVGSLDLLKTRMGQGRYERLDRYIQAATTSANRAAALTHRLLAFARRQPLDPKAVDVNRLVMSMEDLLRRTTSEAIELTIATSDDLPLTLCDPNQLESAILNLVINARDAMPEGGDLIIETALIHLDNASATTSQEIAPGPYVTIRVSDSGTGMPPDVLAQVFDPFFTTKPIGEGTGLGLSMVYGFAKQSEGHVRITSQVGRGTTVTIYLPAHEGEISEAVAAPSLSEAHRAEAGETVLVVEDEPVVRALILEILADLGYQALEAVDGPSGLQILESKRRIDLLVTDVGLPGLNGRQLADQARLVRPDLRVLFITGYAEQATMASGFLAPGMEMITKPFAIEDLAVRIREIMERD comes from the coding sequence GTGGCCGGCCCGATCTTCTTGGCGCTGCAGCGATCGGGCTTATCAGTGGTCGCGACGAATCCGCGGCTGCCCGACAACCCCATCGTGTTCGTGAATGAAGCCTTCTGCCGGACAACCGGCTATTCCGCCGAGGAGGCTGTCGGCCGCAACTGTCGCTTCCTCCAGCCGCATGAAGCGAGTGAGGATTCCCGTCGGCAAATCCGCGAGGCCCTTAGTGATGGACGCGCCGTCTCGATCGAGATCCTGAATCGGCGCAAGGATGATACCCGGTTCTGGAATCATCTTTTCATCACGCCGGTCGGTGACGAGAGCGGCAAGCCGCTCTTTTTCCTCTCGACCCAAGTCGACGTCACGCAGGCGCATCAGGCTGAGGAGATGCAGGCAGCGCTTCGGGCAAGCCAGAAAGAGCTCGATCAAACGAATGAGCGGCTGCGGCAGACATTGACCGTCGCCGGAACTGGCGGCTCCTGGGATTGGGACATTGCCCATCGCCGGCTCACGGCCGACGGGCGTTTCGCAGCGCTCAATGGCCTTGATCCCGCTGAAGCCGCGAGAGGCCTGCCGGGCGAAGCCTTCTTCAAAGCCATTCATCCGGATGATCGTATCCGCATCCGCCTCGCCGTTGCAGGCATTCTCAACGGTGCCGAGGTCTTCTCCAAGGAGTATCGTCTTCTGGCGCCCGATGGCTCCGTCCGGTGGGCTCATGCCCGGGGACGCTGCCATTTCGGCGATGACGACCGGCCGGCGCGCTTCACCGGTGTGGTCGTCGATATCACGGAGCAGAAGCATGTGGAGGAGCGCCTTCGCATCGCGCAGAGCGCCGGCGGGATCGGAACTTTCGAATACGTGGATGGCTTCGCGACGGTAAGCGTATCGGACGAATTCTGCCGTCTGCTCGGATTGCATCCCACCAGCGATCTGCCGGTTCGTACGATCAACGCCCTCGTCGTACCGGGAGATCCCGCCGTGGTCGAGCAAGGGGCGGAGGACCAGGGCGCAGCCTATGCGGAGTGCCGGATTCAAAGACCCGACAACACGGAGATTCGCTGGCTGGCACGCAGGGGCGAGTATGTCCGCGACACTGAAACAGCGGGCCTGCGTTTCATCGGCGTCATCTACGACATCACGGCCGCGAAGCAATCGGAAGAGCGGCTGCGGGAACTCAATGAGCGGCTGGAGAGTCGGGTCGAGGAGCGTACCCGCGAGCGTGACAGGCTCTGGAGCCTGTCGAGTGACCTCTTCAGCGTCTGTGATGCCGATGGTTTCCTCAAAGCCGTCAATCCTGCCTGGACGGATCTGCTCGGCTACGGGGAGGGCGAGGTTGTCGGCACCCGGTTCGAGACCTGGATCCACCCGGAGGATCGGACCCCAAGCCATCATCTGCTCCAGGTTCTGCAGCGCGGCGAACCGCTCAAGGACTTCGACGTCCGCATCCGGGCGAAGGACGGGTCCTATCACTGGATCAGCTGGACCTTCGCACCGGCTGAGGATGTGTTTTACAGCGTCGGTCGCGATGTCACACAGCGCAAGCAGCTGGAAGAGCAACTCCGGCAGAGCCAGAAGATGGAGGCTGTCGGTCAGCTCACTGGCGGCATTGCACACGACTTCAACAATCTCCTGACCGGTATTGTCGGCTCCCTCGATCTTCTGAAGACGCGCATGGGGCAGGGCCGATACGAGAGACTCGATCGCTACATCCAGGCTGCCACGACATCGGCCAACCGGGCTGCCGCCTTGACGCATCGTCTTCTTGCCTTTGCGCGGCGCCAGCCGCTCGATCCCAAAGCCGTAGACGTGAACCGGCTCGTCATGTCCATGGAGGATCTCCTGCGGCGCACCACGTCTGAGGCGATCGAGCTCACGATTGCGACATCGGACGATCTGCCTTTGACCTTGTGCGATCCCAATCAGCTGGAAAGCGCGATCCTCAATCTTGTGATCAACGCCCGGGATGCCATGCCTGAAGGCGGCGATCTCATCATCGAAACAGCCCTGATTCATCTCGACAATGCCTCTGCGACGACCTCACAGGAGATCGCGCCTGGTCCCTATGTGACCATCCGCGTTTCCGATAGCGGAACCGGAATGCCGCCCGATGTACTGGCTCAGGTTTTCGATCCCTTCTTCACCACCAAGCCGATCGGGGAGGGCACCGGTCTGGGCCTGTCCATGGTCTACGGCTTCGCCAAACAATCCGAAGGCCATGTTCGGATCACCAGCCAAGTCGGCCGGGGCACGACCGTGACGATCTACCTTCCGGCTCATGAGGGCGAGATTTCGGAAGCCGTTGCGGCGCCAAGCCTGAGCGAGGCGCACCGGGCGGAGGCCGGTGAGACGGTCCTGGTGGTGGAGGACGAGCCTGTCGTCCGGGCTCTGATCCTGGAGATTCTGGCCGATCTGGGCTACCAGGCCCTTGAGGCTGTGGACGGGCCGTCCGGTCTTCAGATCCTCGAATCGAAGCGACGCATCGACCTGCTGGTTACGGATGTCGGCCTACCGGGCCTGAACGGGCGCCAGCTGGCCGACCAGGCGCGGCTCGTAAGGCCAGATCTCAGGGTCCTTTTCATTACCGGCTACGCCGAGCAGGCCACCATGGCGTCGGGCTTCCTGGCGCCCGGCATGGAGATGATCACGAAGCCCTTTGCCATCGAGGACCTGGCCGTGCGGATCCGCGAAATCATGGAGCGGGATTAG
- a CDS encoding chemotaxis protein CheX, with translation MMAHDIALTELERDALTELVNIGVSRAASSLRKMIGEEVLLSVPSVEIMAPQEAVRLIAQRETDELVAIQQQFEGAFSGRALLIFPQATSLDLVRAIIGTDVPPDQIAEMEQEALAETGNVILNGCLATMANMLKRSLNISLPEVVRGDGSRLLTLTQERLDSGLVLFLYINFSVRSKDIRGYIAVLMDLPSLAALKELIASFIDRVIGDGV, from the coding sequence ATGATGGCCCACGACATAGCTCTGACGGAGCTCGAACGCGACGCCCTGACCGAACTCGTCAATATCGGGGTCAGTCGCGCTGCCTCGAGTCTGCGCAAGATGATCGGCGAGGAAGTGCTCCTCTCCGTGCCGTCGGTCGAGATCATGGCTCCGCAGGAGGCCGTCCGCTTGATCGCGCAGCGGGAAACGGACGAACTCGTCGCCATCCAGCAGCAGTTTGAGGGCGCATTCTCCGGCCGCGCCCTGCTGATCTTTCCGCAGGCGACCAGCCTGGATCTCGTTCGCGCCATCATTGGCACGGACGTGCCTCCCGATCAGATTGCCGAGATGGAACAGGAGGCCCTGGCCGAGACCGGCAATGTGATCCTGAACGGCTGTCTCGCGACCATGGCGAACATGCTCAAGCGCTCCCTCAACATCTCCCTGCCGGAGGTGGTTCGGGGCGACGGGTCTCGGTTGCTGACGCTGACGCAGGAGCGATTGGACAGCGGGCTGGTGCTCTTTCTCTACATCAACTTCTCTGTGCGCAGCAAAGATATCCGGGGTTATATCGCCGTGCTCATGGATCTACCCTCGCTCGCAGCCTTGAAGGAACTCATTGCAAGCTTCATTGATCGGGTGATTGGAGACGGGGTTTGA
- a CDS encoding response regulator transcription factor, which translates to MAITVLIVDDSKLARIVAAKALAALHPEWERVEAGNAQDALRILSERSIDLAMIDFNMPEMDGLELAAEIRSRYPTMPIAVITANIQDEVIARAREVNATFVSKPLTEDGLRGFVSGAALRLRSGGM; encoded by the coding sequence GTGGCAATAACCGTTCTGATCGTCGACGACAGCAAGCTGGCCCGAATTGTGGCAGCCAAGGCTCTGGCAGCGCTGCATCCCGAGTGGGAACGGGTTGAAGCCGGCAATGCTCAGGACGCCTTGAGGATCCTGAGCGAGCGGTCCATCGATCTTGCCATGATCGATTTCAACATGCCGGAAATGGATGGGCTTGAGCTTGCGGCGGAAATCCGCTCCCGTTATCCCACCATGCCGATTGCGGTGATCACGGCCAATATCCAGGATGAGGTGATCGCCCGCGCCCGCGAGGTGAATGCCACTTTTGTCAGCAAGCCTCTGACTGAGGACGGGCTGAGGGGATTTGTTTCCGGAGCGGCCCTGCGCCTGCGGTCAGGCGGCATGTGA
- a CDS encoding chemotaxis protein CheA, translated as MDDLLQHFIVEARELTQQATDDLLALEREPHTAAHLESAFRAVHTLKGSVGLFDFAPMGLALHAAEDLLGAVRAGRGSPGGNAIDNLLECLALSESWVDAIAKTGQLPPDAEERGGRLAQALRSTLDEEPSLAIPTKSEADIAWIEALLDRSADPSALQAQNVPLVAIRYLPRADCFFAGDDPMALLRAVPDLVAVRVTNRDPWPPAAQIDPFSCNLKVEALSRAGLDAVKAIFRFVPDQVTLKQIAGTAGRNIAEESDAAPPGAVTGASEGGGARTLRVDTARIDRLADLVGEMVVAKNALAHLTSRSGDGLDQRELVQGLLASQAAIDRLVAEMHRAVMDVRMMPMRDIFRRFPRAVRDIAGQLGRSIDFSMEGEDVEADKAVVEGLFEPLLHVLRNAVGHGAESEQRRRELGKPSSTRVVLRARREGGRAVVEVEDDGRGIDPAAIRRAARERGITSADEIDRMSDAQATELIFAPGFSTAAEVTDLSGRGVGMDAVRSAVERLGGQAGVQSRLGRGTTIRLSLPLTIVMTRVMAVRVGSDLYGIPIDSVIETAFVPTASVLPIGGAEAFVRRDRTLPLVRLADLLDLPRTAESSMGTKVLVMAVGNELVGIAVDGFAERMDVLMRPMTGILAGMPGIMGTTLLGDGSVLMILDIPELIG; from the coding sequence ATGGATGATCTTCTCCAGCACTTCATCGTCGAGGCGCGCGAGCTGACCCAGCAGGCCACGGACGACCTTCTGGCTCTCGAACGCGAACCCCATACGGCCGCGCATCTGGAGAGCGCCTTTCGGGCCGTTCACACCCTCAAAGGATCCGTTGGGCTGTTCGACTTTGCGCCCATGGGTCTCGCATTGCATGCGGCCGAGGATCTTCTAGGCGCAGTTCGAGCAGGCCGTGGAAGCCCTGGCGGCAACGCGATCGACAACCTTCTCGAGTGCCTCGCTCTGTCGGAGAGCTGGGTCGACGCGATCGCAAAGACGGGGCAGCTCCCGCCCGACGCTGAGGAAAGGGGGGGTCGTTTGGCGCAGGCGCTACGCTCGACGCTCGACGAGGAACCGAGCCTGGCAATCCCTACGAAGTCAGAGGCCGACATTGCCTGGATCGAGGCTCTGCTGGATCGAAGCGCCGATCCGTCAGCGCTGCAGGCGCAAAACGTGCCCCTGGTGGCGATCCGGTACCTGCCCCGCGCCGACTGTTTCTTCGCAGGCGATGACCCGATGGCGCTTCTGCGTGCGGTTCCCGACCTCGTGGCCGTCCGCGTCACGAATCGCGATCCATGGCCGCCTGCGGCACAGATCGATCCCTTCTCCTGCAATCTGAAAGTCGAAGCCCTGTCCAGGGCAGGACTCGATGCCGTAAAGGCGATCTTCCGCTTCGTTCCGGATCAGGTGACGCTCAAGCAGATTGCCGGGACTGCGGGACGCAACATTGCCGAAGAATCCGATGCGGCTCCTCCAGGCGCCGTGACAGGCGCCAGCGAGGGAGGTGGCGCACGGACGCTGCGCGTCGACACGGCGCGGATCGACCGTCTGGCGGATCTGGTGGGCGAGATGGTCGTCGCCAAGAACGCCCTTGCGCATCTCACGAGCCGGTCCGGCGACGGATTGGACCAAAGGGAGCTGGTTCAAGGCCTTCTGGCGAGCCAGGCCGCCATCGACCGGCTGGTAGCCGAGATGCACCGGGCCGTCATGGATGTTCGCATGATGCCCATGCGAGACATCTTCCGCCGTTTCCCACGCGCTGTGCGGGACATCGCAGGTCAGTTGGGCAGATCCATCGACTTCTCCATGGAAGGAGAGGATGTGGAGGCGGACAAGGCTGTTGTGGAAGGTCTTTTCGAACCTCTTCTCCACGTGCTGCGCAATGCTGTCGGACACGGGGCCGAATCCGAGCAACGACGCCGCGAGCTCGGAAAACCCAGTAGCACCAGGGTCGTGCTCCGGGCCCGTCGCGAAGGCGGCCGGGCAGTGGTCGAGGTGGAGGATGACGGGCGCGGCATTGATCCCGCGGCAATCCGCCGAGCGGCCCGAGAGCGTGGGATTACATCGGCGGACGAGATCGACCGCATGAGCGATGCGCAGGCTACCGAGCTGATCTTCGCCCCTGGCTTTTCCACTGCTGCCGAGGTGACCGATCTCTCGGGCCGGGGCGTCGGCATGGATGCGGTGCGCTCTGCCGTCGAAAGGCTCGGCGGCCAAGCCGGTGTCCAAAGCCGGCTGGGACGGGGTACGACGATCCGCCTGTCGCTGCCGCTGACGATCGTCATGACGCGGGTCATGGCGGTCCGGGTCGGCTCTGATCTTTATGGCATCCCCATCGACAGCGTCATCGAGACGGCTTTCGTGCCGACAGCCAGCGTTCTGCCGATCGGAGGGGCGGAGGCCTTCGTCCGGCGCGACCGGACCCTCCCGCTGGTCAGGCTCGCCGATCTGCTGGATCTTCCCCGCACTGCAGAGTCTTCCATGGGCACGAAGGTCTTGGTGATGGCAGTCGGCAACGAGCTCGTCGGAATTGCCGTGGATGGGTTTGCCGAGCGGATGGACGTTCTGATGCGGCCCATGACAGGAATTCTCGCCGGCATGCCTGGCATCATGGGGACGACTCTCCTTGGCGACGGCAGTGTCTTGATGATCCTCGATATCCCGGAGCTTATCGGATGA
- a CDS encoding protein-glutamate O-methyltransferase CheR, producing MTGPRKIQALTVDEISRLCEFLYRRTGMIFGESKRYYIERRIADRMAATGTRTFSAYLAHVESDAGEVERLINIFTVNETYFYREEHQLLCLSSTLLPSIVQTRQPGDLVRIWSVPCSTGEEPYSIAIWLLENWPLVDAYHIEIIGSDIDTRALLDAQVGDYGERALSRLPTDVIERYFEPARNGQRQLIQDLRESVTFTSVNLVDAASVAEQGRFDIVFCRNVLIYFDDASRLVTVNNLYDALHPGGYICLGHTESMTRISKRFDLRRFEDAIVYQRPGRDRDG from the coding sequence ATGACCGGCCCCCGCAAGATTCAGGCGCTCACGGTCGACGAGATCAGCCGCCTCTGTGAGTTTCTCTATCGTCGCACCGGGATGATCTTCGGTGAAAGCAAGCGCTACTACATCGAACGGCGCATTGCGGACCGCATGGCCGCCACCGGGACGCGCACCTTTTCGGCCTATCTCGCGCATGTCGAATCCGACGCGGGCGAGGTCGAGCGCCTGATCAACATCTTCACCGTCAATGAAACGTATTTCTATCGCGAAGAGCATCAGCTTCTCTGCCTGAGCAGCACGCTTCTGCCGAGTATCGTGCAGACAAGACAACCGGGTGATCTCGTGCGCATCTGGTCCGTGCCGTGCTCCACCGGCGAGGAGCCGTATTCTATCGCCATCTGGCTGCTCGAGAACTGGCCTCTGGTCGATGCCTATCATATCGAGATCATCGGTTCGGACATCGACACGCGAGCTCTGCTGGATGCTCAGGTCGGCGATTACGGAGAACGCGCCCTCTCGCGCCTGCCGACCGACGTGATCGAGCGCTATTTTGAGCCGGCCCGTAACGGACAGCGTCAGCTCATCCAGGATCTGCGGGAATCGGTGACATTTACTTCGGTCAATCTGGTCGATGCCGCGTCGGTGGCGGAGCAGGGGAGGTTCGATATCGTCTTCTGCCGTAATGTCCTGATCTACTTCGACGATGCCTCCCGCCTTGTGACGGTCAACAATCTCTACGATGCCTTGCATCCGGGAGGTTACATCTGCCTCGGCCATACCGAGTCGATGACCCGGATCTCGAAGCGATTCGATCTGCGCCGCTTCGAGGATGCGATCGTCTACCAGCGGCCGGGGAGGGATAGGGATGGATGA